In Cryptococcus gattii WM276 chromosome B, complete sequence, the DNA window TACAATCCGTCCAAAACAGATTCGAGGCTCTTTGGGAGAGCAAATTTGGCAggtgggaagaggaaaaaaggTGGTGGAACGAGACGGGCGGGATACGGTAAAGTCCGAATGGGCAAAGTAATCAGCTTCCATCAAGAAGATAGAAAAGTGCTAATAGCTCTCAGGTTCCGCAAAGACTCCTTGGTCCTAAACCTTTTCCTATTGATCGcctcctttctcttttctttgcGATTTACGCAGAACACGCGCCTCGCCCTGCTGAACTTGAGTACACCGAGGAGTCTTCCGATGACGACGAACCAGTACCCCTAAGTTGGCCGCCAACGATAGCTACAGATAACGGAAAAAGGGATCGAAAACggaaaagagaaagggaaCAAGAACAGGCCTGGGATGATGAAGTGGAAGGCTTGATGGGTAGCACAAAGTTTTGGGGAATGGTGAGTATGCTCTACATTTTGGAGTCTTGCTGATCAGCCTTAGTTACCTGAGCTAGAAGCTCAAGGTTTGTTGAAAAGAGTGTCTCCGCCTGATAGGCTTGACAACATCATGCTCCGTTGTGAAATCGATTATGAGACGGTCAAAAATTTAGCGAAAGACTCCAAGCTGGGCTTCACCCTCGATGACTATCTCTACGAAACGATCATGTAATTGATTTGATTTCATTATGCATTTCCACTTTTTGCTTCTGTGTTGATAACACACTAGAAAAAGATAGATTAGGCAATCCATTCGAGATATCCatcctttcccttcttgCAGCAAGTGTTCACAACGCCTTTGACTCTCTTTACCACCTCATCCCTCCTAGTCCCTTGTACATCACCCTGAGCATCTATAAATTGCTCGATCAACTCTTCCTCTAGAAGCGCAAACGCGCCGGAGCCAGGGGCATATCCATCAACTGCAGCCCGTACAGCCTCTTCAGATGGCAGACCATACTTTCGGAACTGACCCCAGGTAGAGTCCCTACCAGAGTCGAGCTTGCTCGCGGAAGAGGGTATAAACTCAATCTCGGGTTTGTCTGCGACATGAGGAGATGATGCAGAAAAGAATCTTGAGTTGATATTTTGCGGGGACAAAGACTCTTCGTTGATATCCTTAGGTGCCCACGCAACTGGACCTTTGGAGCGATCAATAAGCACCGCCGAAACACCAGTGATGAAATCATCTGTCGCGCGATTGGTTCCGGTGTAAGCAGTGGCCATCGATATGTCGTTCAATAATGTTCGGTCAAGTCGACGGGTCTCACGAGCCTTGCGATAGTTTTGAAGGGCAACAGCCATACCAGTCGGTGAGCGAGCTTCCATTTGAAGCTTTTGCTGGGCAGCCCACTCCTTAACCTCGGAGGAGAGTTTGTCGTCGGACTGTGACTTGTCTAAGGCCGCATAAATTTCTTGAATACTCTTCTTGTTGAAAGTCTTGTCAAGGAACTTGCGAATCTCGCCCTTGATGGGAGTGGGTCCGTCAGGGGAAGATTTCGACGAGACAGCGCTGGTAGTAGAAGCGGGCGCTGTGTAGGAGGAAATCAAGGAGGAAATGTTCGCAGGAGTGGGGGAAGGGTGCTGAGTGATCTGGTAGATGATATCCGAGATGTTGTTTTCGGTCACATAGTGTGTCGCAATACCAAGTTCACTGAAATGCATTAGTG includes these proteins:
- a CDS encoding 3-hydroxyisobutyryl-CoA hydrolase, putative (Similar to TIGR gene model, INSD accession AAW40889.1), with product MSSLARIQLLPRMSRPVATSRLAVLNRHLSSSSQMAAPREELVLFESQQDTRIYKLNRSAKLNSLNHEMIDSLSNKIKAWRELDSCKVIIGTGDSRAFCAGGDVKQLVLDLKEGKQTAVPFFKSEFQLNWLLARLGKPYVAVIDGVTMGGGGGISLPAHIRIATPRTIFAMPETKIGYSPDVGSNYYFAQLDGFIGAWLAVTGQEVYGRAAYELGIATHYVTENNISDIIYQITQHPSPTPANISSLISSYTAPASTTSAVSSKSSPDGPTPIKGEIRKFLDKTFNKKSIQEIYAALDKSQSDDKLSSEVKEWAAQQKLQMEARSPTGMAVALQNYRKARETRRLDRTLLNDISMATAYTGTNRATDDFITGVSAVLIDRSKGPVAWAPKDINEESLSPQNINSRFFSASSPHVADKPEIEFIPSSASKLDSGRDSTWGQFRKYGLPSEEAVRAAVDGYAPGSGAFALLEEELIEQFIDAQGDVQGTRRDEVVKRVKGVVNTCCKKGKDGYLEWIA